One Vicugna pacos chromosome X, VicPac4, whole genome shotgun sequence DNA window includes the following coding sequences:
- the MORF4L2 gene encoding mortality factor 4-like protein 2 isoform X1, translating into MSSRKQGSQTRGQQSAEEDNFKKPTRSNMQRSKMRGASSGKKAAGPQQKNLEAALPGRWGGRSAENPPSGSVRKTRKNKQKTPGNGDGGSTSEAPQPPRKKRARADPTVESEEAFKNRMEVKVKIPEELKPWLVEDWDLVTRQKQLFQLPAKKNVDAILEEYANCKKSQGNVDNKEYAVNEVVAGIKEYFNVMLGTQLLYKFERPQYAEILLAHPDAPMSQVYGAPHLLRLFVRIGAMLAYTPLDEKSLALLLGYLHDFLKYLAKNAASLFTASDYKVASAEYHRKAL; encoded by the coding sequence ATGAGTTCCAGAAAGCAGGGTTCTCAAACTCGTGGACAACAATCTGCAGAAGAAGACAACTTCAAAAAACCAACTAGAAGCAATATGCAGAGAAGTAAGATGAGAGGGGCCTCCTCGGGAAAGAAGGCAGCTGGTCCACAGCAGAAGAATCTGGAAGCAGCACTCCCAGGCAGATGGGGGGGTCGCTCTGCAGAGAACCCCCCTTCGGGATCTGTGAGGAAGAcaagaaagaataaacagaagACCCCTGGAAACGGAGATGGTGGCAGTACCAGCGAAGCACCTCAGCCACCTCGGAAGAAAAGGGCCCGGGCAGACCCCACTGTTGAGAGTGAGGAGGCATTTAAGAATAGGATGGAAGTTAAAGTGAAGATTCCTGAAGAATTAAAACCATGGCTTGTTGAGGACTGGGACTTAGTTACCAGGCAGAAGCAGCTGTTTCAGCTCCCTGCTAAGAAAAATGTAGATGCTATCCTGGAAGAATATGCAAATTGCAAGAAATCGCAGGGAAATGTTGATAATAAGGAGTATGCAGTTAATGAAGTTGTGGCAGGAATAAAAGAGTATTTCAATGTGATGTTGGGCACTCAGCTGCTCTACAAATTTGAGAGGCCCCAGTATGCCGAAATCCTCTTGGCTCACCCTGATGCGCCAATGTCCCAGGTTTATGGGGCGCCACACCTACTGAGATTATTTGTGAGAATCGGAGCAATGTTGGCGTATACGCCCCTTGATGAGAAGAGCCTTGCATTATTGTTGGGCTATTTGCATGATTTCCTAAAATACCTGGCAAAGAATGCTGCGTCTCTGTTTACTGCCAGTGATTATAAAGTGGCTTCTGCTGAGTACCACCGCAAAGCCCTGTGA
- the MORF4L2 gene encoding mortality factor 4-like protein 2 isoform X2, protein MQRSKMRGASSGKKAAGPQQKNLEAALPGRWGGRSAENPPSGSVRKTRKNKQKTPGNGDGGSTSEAPQPPRKKRARADPTVESEEAFKNRMEVKVKIPEELKPWLVEDWDLVTRQKQLFQLPAKKNVDAILEEYANCKKSQGNVDNKEYAVNEVVAGIKEYFNVMLGTQLLYKFERPQYAEILLAHPDAPMSQVYGAPHLLRLFVRIGAMLAYTPLDEKSLALLLGYLHDFLKYLAKNAASLFTASDYKVASAEYHRKAL, encoded by the coding sequence ATGCAGAGAAGTAAGATGAGAGGGGCCTCCTCGGGAAAGAAGGCAGCTGGTCCACAGCAGAAGAATCTGGAAGCAGCACTCCCAGGCAGATGGGGGGGTCGCTCTGCAGAGAACCCCCCTTCGGGATCTGTGAGGAAGAcaagaaagaataaacagaagACCCCTGGAAACGGAGATGGTGGCAGTACCAGCGAAGCACCTCAGCCACCTCGGAAGAAAAGGGCCCGGGCAGACCCCACTGTTGAGAGTGAGGAGGCATTTAAGAATAGGATGGAAGTTAAAGTGAAGATTCCTGAAGAATTAAAACCATGGCTTGTTGAGGACTGGGACTTAGTTACCAGGCAGAAGCAGCTGTTTCAGCTCCCTGCTAAGAAAAATGTAGATGCTATCCTGGAAGAATATGCAAATTGCAAGAAATCGCAGGGAAATGTTGATAATAAGGAGTATGCAGTTAATGAAGTTGTGGCAGGAATAAAAGAGTATTTCAATGTGATGTTGGGCACTCAGCTGCTCTACAAATTTGAGAGGCCCCAGTATGCCGAAATCCTCTTGGCTCACCCTGATGCGCCAATGTCCCAGGTTTATGGGGCGCCACACCTACTGAGATTATTTGTGAGAATCGGAGCAATGTTGGCGTATACGCCCCTTGATGAGAAGAGCCTTGCATTATTGTTGGGCTATTTGCATGATTTCCTAAAATACCTGGCAAAGAATGCTGCGTCTCTGTTTACTGCCAGTGATTATAAAGTGGCTTCTGCTGAGTACCACCGCAAAGCCCTGTGA